A region of the bacterium genome:
AGAGCCTCCGGTCCCAGTCCTGCACCCCGACCGCGTATATGTTCTTCTTTAATTCCCGGAGCATCTTTTTCTTAAAATCCTAATTTCTAAACACTAAATTCTAAACAAGCTTAAATCTCAAAGCATCAATACCAAAACTTGGATATTAGTATTTGGAATTTGTTTAGGATTTAGATATTGGGGTTTAGAGCTTGGCTGGTTTAGTCTTCCGGTTCAAAGGCATCCTTGTCGGCCCCGCACACCGGACAGACCCAGTCGTCGGGCAGGTCATTAAAAGAGGTTCCGGGCTTGACCCCGTTGTCGGGATCGCCGGCCACCGGGTCATACTCATATCCGCAGACGGTGCAGGTGTACTTCTTCATGGCATCTCTCCCACTTTATATTTTCCCCACTAAATACACGAAAAGATCTAAATCATTTCGTGCGGTTTCGAGATTTTAGCGGGAATAAATTCCTAACCCTTGATATACGAGGGAGCGTTCTGCTGGGTCTTGCCGCCTTTTATTTTATGGTAGTATTCGTAGGTCATGGGCTGCCCCTCGGCCAGGATCTGGGATTCCACCACTTTCCCGATGAAGAGTGTGTGGCTGCCCAGCTCCACGGTCTGAGTGACCTCGACATCAAAATGGGCCAGGCTGTATTCCAGCAGTTTGGGGTTGCCGCTGGGGCAGGTCTCGTATTTCATCCCGCTGAACTTGTCCACCTGGCGGCCGCACTTGAAGCCAAAGGTGCCGATCAGGGTCAGGGGGGCCTCCTGGGATAGGATTGCGACGGAGAATTTCTGGGAACCCTTTATCAGCTCGTTGGTGTAGTTCTGGCAGTTCAGGCTGACCGCCATCAGCGGCGGCTCGGCTGTTACCTGAAAGACGGTGTTGGCTATCTGCCCGTTCAATTTGCCGGGCCCGTAGCTGGAGACC
Encoded here:
- a CDS encoding flavin reductase family protein; translated protein: MMDKNAFRLISYGMYLVSSYGPGKLNGQIANTVFQVTAEPPLMAVSLNCQNYTNELIKGSQKFSVAILSQEAPLTLIGTFGFKCGRQVDKFSGMKYETCPSGNPKLLEYSLAHFDVEVTQTVELGSHTLFIGKVVESQILAEGQPMTYEYYHKIKGGKTQQNAPSYIKG
- a CDS encoding rubredoxin → MKKYTCTVCGYEYDPVAGDPDNGVKPGTSFNDLPDDWVCPVCGADKDAFEPED